The following proteins come from a genomic window of Methanobrevibacter ruminantium:
- a CDS encoding ferritin, whose translation MVNEKMEAALNAQLNAEVYSGYLYLSMAAYFEDIDLAGFANWMRVQAAEELEHGMKFYDYIIRRGASVTLTAIEAPQTEWDSPLAAFEHVLSHEQMVTGLINDLVDLAIEEKDHATNNFLQWFVEEQVEEEENAMENLAKLKLAGDDNSLLYKLNEEFAGRGGEE comes from the coding sequence AAGTATATTCTGGATACTTATACTTATCTATGGCAGCTTACTTTGAAGACATCGACTTAGCAGGATTTGCTAACTGGATGAGAGTACAAGCTGCAGAAGAATTAGAACATGGTATGAAATTCTATGATTACATCATTAGAAGAGGGGCAAGCGTAACCCTTACTGCAATTGAAGCTCCACAAACTGAATGGGACTCTCCACTTGCAGCATTTGAACATGTTTTATCCCACGAACAAATGGTTACTGGCTTAATCAATGATTTAGTTGACTTAGCTATTGAAGAAAAAGACCATGCAACCAACAACTTCTTGCAATGGTTCGTAGAAGAGCAAGTTGAAGAAGAAGAAAACGCTATGGAAAACTTAGCAAAACTCAAATTAGCTGGCGACGACAACTCTTTATTATACAAACTTAACGAAGAGTTCGCAGGTCGTGGCGGTGAAGAATAG